The following nucleotide sequence is from uncultured Draconibacterium sp..
CAGTGAACCGAAATTTGTTGGCAGTGCCGACCCGCTGTAGCTTAAATCTTCCAGCGTTAAATTAGACATAATGGAGCTATAGTCTTTCGAAATCTCTCCGTCCATATAGATTTGCGGATCGCCTGTTTCGGGATCAAGTCCTGCCCATTTCAGGCTGTAAAGGCTGTACCTTGGATTTCCCGGGACAGGTACGGGAGACGAAGAAAAGTAAGCTGAGATAGTATTGCTCTCATAATCATACCGGGTAATTTTGTTGGTTGAGTAGCTGTACAGGAGTTGAGCCGTCCATTTAAGGCGCCTGATGGTTTTATTGACGTTCAGCTGAACATCAACTCCCTGGCCCTTTAAAGCTGAATTGTTACCAATAAATTCGTTGCGGCCACCGACACTGAATCCGATGGTTGGATCCAGTTGAGCCCTGCCAATCAAATCAATACCCTGCTTTTTGTAGTATTCGATACTCCCGGAGAGCAGGTGGTTTTTGGTTTCGAAATCAAGCCCCAAATTGATCATTTTTACTTTTTCCCACCGGAGATTGGGGTTCGGAGGAGTTAGTATCTGCACATAAGGAAGTCCGGTAACCGAATTGGTGTAGTAGTAGCCGGTGGCGTATGCTGTAAGCGATTTGTTTACATTACCACTGTAACCATAGGTCGCCCGCAGCTTAAGCAGCGGAAGCCAGTTGCCGAAGGGAAAGAATTCTTCAGAACTGACTTGCCACCCTAAACCGGTTGACCACAGGGGAACACCCTTGTTGTTGGCATCTACGCCAAATAAATTGGATTTATCTTTTCGGGCACTGGCCGTAAGCATATAACGGCCCCGGTAGCTGTAAGACGCATTTCCATAATAGGACACATTCCGGTCAGTGCGATCGGTCAGGGAAGCTCCGTCGGGAATGGTCTCGGTGTAACCATAAGGATTAATCAGGTAGCTTGTAGTATAGTCTACCCGGGAAAAAGTTAATAAGTCATCGTTATAGCCATATACCCGGTTTGAAAGTCCGGTTGTCCGGGCTTGCCTGACTTCTGTTCCGGCCAGTAGGTTTAGCACGTGGATATCGTTCCAGTTCTTGTTAACGTTGAGTTGACCCCTGGCAGAATGCGAGACAAGGGTCAGGTAATTGTTATCCAGTATATCACCCGGGGGGATGGGGAAGTTTAAACTGCCTTCCGTGTCGGTGTAGGCATATTGGTTAATGAGATTACGGGTTGTATACAATTCCTGACGCTGATGATTTCGGGTATGCTGGTTTTGATGTTCGTACTGGTACCGGCCTTCCAGATTAAGCCAGGAAGTAAAGCTGTATTTCAGGCCGGTGTTGATTCGGATATCATCGGTATTGATTTGGTAATCTTTATGGTGCAAATCTTCTAAAGGGACATACGACCAGTCCAGCAAACCGTTACCGGGCGCCTGGTTGACAAAGTCGGTGTTGTAATCGTGCACGATGGCGAGCGGTTTCCCATCGTCACCGGCAAGGCGGGCATAGGGATAAATCGCTTTTCCACCACCACTGGTTATCGTGCTGCTTCCGCCATTGTTCTGCGACTGTTTACTGTGGGAGTAAATAATATGGGCAGAAATTTCAAATGAATTGACCGGGTGATAGCTTAGCATGGAGTTAAGGGTAATCCGGTTGAGTGCGTTACGCACCAGGTTATCCTCGTTTTGGTCGGCTCCGCCGCTTAAATAATAACTGACTTTTTTACTGCCCCCTTTCATCGACAGTGAATACTGCCTGTTTACGCTGTTTTGATAGAGGTATTTGCTGAAATCCCTGCGGACATCCTGTTTGCGGTAGTTGGCCAGTTGTCTTTCTGCTTCTTCTGGATTGACGAATCCATCCCTTTGGGCAATTAGCAGCTGTACAACAGGCGACATGGCTGGGTGGGCGGAATAATCCTCCATCCAGGTGTAATAATCCTGTTCAAACAGGCTTTGTTCCACATCGATAAAATCGGAGGCATTCAGAAATTGCCTGTTGTAAAATAAATCCGGCTTCCGGCCAATGTTTACGCTGGTATTTAGCTGAATGGTCAGGGGCTGTTCCAGCCGGCCTTTCT
It contains:
- a CDS encoding SusC/RagA family TonB-linked outer membrane protein, which produces MMQKKLYYLLILVIGIGITNQSFAQLKQVRGTVFSSEKNTIPGVFITTTDLKFSATTDSLGNFRLVLPADESFLQVSHIGYSRKQIPIPDDNSPLSIYLEQELVFIDEVVVSTGYQTLSKDKTLGSYTLIDNQLVNWTVSTDILSRLENISGGILFDHRFNGSPSLSIRGQSTIQSEASPLIIVDNFPYEGDINNINPNDIENITILKDAAAASIWGVRAGNGVIVITTKKGRLEQPLTIQLNTSVNIGRKPDLFYNRQFLNASDFIDVEQSLFEQDYYTWMEDYSAHPAMSPVVQLLIAQRDGFVNPEEAERQLANYRKQDVRRDFSKYLYQNSVNRQYSLSMKGGSKKVSYYLSGGADQNEDNLVRNALNRITLNSMLSYHPVNSFEISAHIIYSHSKQSQNNGGSSTITSGGGKAIYPYARLAGDDGKPLAIVHDYNTDFVNQAPGNGLLDWSYVPLEDLHHKDYQINTDDIRINTGLKYSFTSWLNLEGRYQYEHQNQHTRNHQRQELYTTRNLINQYAYTDTEGSLNFPIPPGDILDNNYLTLVSHSARGQLNVNKNWNDIHVLNLLAGTEVRQARTTGLSNRVYGYNDDLLTFSRVDYTTSYLINPYGYTETIPDGASLTDRTDRNVSYYGNASYSYRGRYMLTASARKDKSNLFGVDANNKGVPLWSTGLGWQVSSEEFFPFGNWLPLLKLRATYGYSGNVNKSLTAYATGYYYTNSVTGLPYVQILTPPNPNLRWEKVKMINLGLDFETKNHLLSGSIEYYKKQGIDLIGRAQLDPTIGFSVGGRNEFIGNNSALKGQGVDVQLNVNKTIRRLKWTAQLLYSYSTNKITRYDYESNTISAYFSSSPVPVPGNPRYSLYSLKWAGLDPETGDPQIYMDGEISKDYSSIMSNLTLEDLSYSGSALPTNFGSLRNNFRLGNFSLGFNISYKFGYYFRRPSISYSALFNDWTGHEDYSKRWIKPGDELFTQVPSMPSVGTSSSRDFMYTFADILIEKGDHIRFQDINFSYDLQQSQYHWLPFNKLSVYGYVNNLGIIWRANKHKLDPDYVFQPYPAPQTYSLGINITL